A window of Cohnella herbarum contains these coding sequences:
- the proC gene encoding pyrroline-5-carboxylate reductase, with product MSNRDASSLGKNTLIFYGAGSMAEAILRGLVEASLTSPNNITVMNRSNADRLLELERQYGVVPATTEDLKKSALTSADVIILGMKPKDSANAIKALQPLLRPEQLIVSVIAGLSISTIHQLLGREQPVVRTMPNTSSTIGLGATGISFSASVSASQREFALAMFNAVGLTAVVDEPLIEAVNGVSGSGPAYVYYLMEAMINAGVQLGLTPEAAKDLTVQTVRGAAEMVFTTGENPGELRRKVTSPNGTTQAAIETLDHYSFQEGMNKAIVRCADRAREMGDAIRAEAVDSK from the coding sequence ATGTCAAATCGCGATGCCTCCTCTTTGGGGAAAAACACCCTAATTTTCTACGGTGCGGGTTCGATGGCCGAAGCGATATTGCGAGGTTTAGTCGAAGCTAGCTTAACCTCCCCCAACAACATTACGGTCATGAACCGGTCTAATGCCGATCGTCTTCTGGAACTCGAACGCCAATACGGCGTCGTGCCGGCAACGACCGAGGACCTGAAAAAATCCGCTTTAACTTCCGCGGACGTCATTATTCTGGGAATGAAGCCGAAGGACTCGGCGAATGCCATTAAAGCGTTGCAGCCCCTGCTCCGTCCGGAACAGCTTATCGTCTCGGTTATTGCGGGCTTGTCGATCTCCACGATCCATCAGCTATTGGGACGCGAGCAGCCGGTCGTCCGCACGATGCCGAACACGTCAAGCACGATCGGTCTGGGCGCGACGGGAATCAGTTTTTCCGCTTCCGTCTCCGCTAGTCAACGCGAGTTTGCTCTTGCCATGTTCAATGCCGTCGGATTAACGGCGGTTGTCGACGAGCCTCTAATCGAAGCCGTCAACGGCGTATCCGGAAGCGGACCCGCTTACGTCTATTACTTAATGGAAGCGATGATCAACGCGGGCGTTCAGCTTGGTCTAACTCCCGAAGCGGCCAAAGACCTTACCGTTCAAACCGTGCGGGGCGCCGCTGAAATGGTGTTTACCACGGGAGAGAACCCGGGGGAGCTGCGGCGTAAGGTCACTTCCCCTAACGGCACGACCCAGGCGGCCATCGAAACGTTAGATCACTATTCCTTCCAAGAAGGCATGAACAAAGCGATCGTACGCTGCGCGGACAGAGCCCGCGAGATGGGCGACGCGATTCGCGCGGAAGCCGTCGATAGCAAGTAA
- a CDS encoding glutamate-5-semialdehyde dehydrogenase, translating to MSEVKTKASSAKKAAAVLNRLTTAQKNEALLLMADALIAEQDTILIANEEDLARGREQGTSSSLLDRLKLTPARLNDIAEAVRQIVELPDPVGDLLETYERPNGLFIEKRRVPLGVIGIIYEARPNVTVDAATLCLKSGNAVVLRGGSAAISSNRSIIAVLREALSRSAIPADALQLIEDSNRSSVDEMLKLNGLLDVIIPRGGASLIQNVVQNATVPVIETGAGICHTYVDESGQYAMAEAIAVNAKAQRPSVCNSMETLLVHESFARLHLNALANKFREINVELKGCGIARDIVPWINSATDENYATEYNDYILNIKVVKDLDEALEHIQKFGTRHSECIVTENEANAERFLQEVDAAAVYRNASTRFTDGFEFGFGAEIGISTQKLHARGPMGLPALTSTKYRVVGSGQIRS from the coding sequence ATGAGTGAAGTAAAGACGAAAGCCAGCTCGGCCAAGAAAGCCGCAGCCGTGCTTAATAGATTAACGACGGCACAGAAAAACGAGGCATTGCTTTTGATGGCGGATGCGCTCATCGCAGAACAAGACACGATTTTAATCGCTAACGAAGAGGATCTGGCAAGAGGAAGGGAACAGGGCACCTCATCCTCCCTGCTGGATCGGCTGAAGTTGACGCCTGCAAGGCTGAACGATATTGCCGAAGCGGTAAGACAGATCGTCGAGTTGCCCGATCCGGTCGGCGATTTGCTTGAAACCTATGAACGCCCGAACGGCCTGTTCATCGAGAAAAGACGCGTACCGCTTGGCGTTATCGGCATCATCTATGAAGCTCGTCCTAACGTGACCGTCGATGCAGCCACTTTATGTCTCAAATCGGGCAATGCCGTCGTCCTCCGCGGGGGTTCGGCAGCGATCTCTTCCAACAGAAGCATCATCGCCGTGCTTCGCGAGGCTTTATCCCGTTCCGCGATTCCCGCGGATGCGCTGCAACTGATCGAAGATTCCAACCGCAGCTCCGTAGACGAGATGCTTAAGCTGAACGGCTTATTGGACGTTATTATTCCTAGGGGCGGAGCTTCCCTTATACAGAACGTCGTGCAGAACGCGACCGTACCCGTCATCGAGACCGGCGCGGGCATTTGCCACACGTACGTCGACGAATCGGGCCAGTATGCAATGGCTGAAGCGATCGCCGTAAACGCCAAAGCTCAGCGACCTTCCGTATGCAACTCCATGGAAACCCTGCTCGTTCACGAATCGTTCGCCCGTCTTCATCTGAACGCGTTAGCGAACAAATTCCGCGAGATCAACGTCGAGCTTAAAGGCTGCGGCATCGCTCGGGATATCGTCCCTTGGATAAACTCGGCCACCGATGAAAATTACGCTACGGAATATAATGATTACATTTTGAACATTAAAGTGGTAAAAGATTTAGACGAGGCTTTGGAACATATTCAAAAATTCGGTACCCGGCATTCCGAATGCATCGTCACCGAGAACGAGGCTAACGCGGAACGATTCCTGCAAGAAGTCGACGCGGCAGCCGTCTATCGCAACGCTTCGACCCGTTTCACCGACGGCTTCGAATTCGGCTTCGGCGCGGAAATCGGCATCAGCACTCAGAAGCTTCACGCGCGCGGACCGATGGGTCTTCCCGCTCTTACCTCAACGAAATACCGGGTCGTAGGCTCGGGACAAATCAGATCATAG